One window of the Anolis sagrei isolate rAnoSag1 chromosome 5, rAnoSag1.mat, whole genome shotgun sequence genome contains the following:
- the BTG1 gene encoding protein BTG1 — MHPALYSRANMIREIAAAVGFIAKFLRTKGLMNERQLQTFSQSLQELLAEHYKHHWFPEKPCKGSGYRCIRINHKMDPLIGQAAQRIGLSGQELFRLLPSELTLWVDPFEVSYRIGEDGSICVLYEATPTAASQSSTSMQMVDSRISCKEELLLGRTSPSKSYNMMTVSG; from the exons ATGCATCCTGCCCTCTACTCCCGGGCCAACATGATACGCGAGATCGCCGCGGCCGTGGGCTTCATCGCCAAGTTCCTCCGCACCAAGGGGCTCATGAACGAGCGGCAACTGCAGACCTTCAGCCAGAGCCTCCAGGAGCTGCTGGCAg AACACTATAAACACCACTGGTTCCCTGAAAAGCCATGCAAAGGTTCGGGCTACCGCTGTATCCGGATCAACCATAAAATGGATCCCCTGATTGGACAGGCGGCGCAGCGGATTGGGCTCAGCGGTCAGGAACTGTTCCGGCTCCTTCCAAGTGAACTCACTCTCTGGGTCGACCCCTTCGAGGTCTCCTATCGGATTGGAGAGGACGGCTCAATCTGTGTGCTGTATGAAGCCACGCCAACAGCAGCTAGCCAAAGTAGCACCAGCATGCAAATGGTAGACAGCAGAATAAGCTGTAAGGAAGAACTCCTCTTGGGCAGAACCAGCCCCTCCAAGAGCTACAACATGATGACTGTATCAGGTTAA